The Lycium barbarum isolate Lr01 chromosome 12, ASM1917538v2, whole genome shotgun sequence genome includes a region encoding these proteins:
- the LOC132622084 gene encoding uncharacterized mitochondrial protein AtMg00810-like yields the protein MDVKSTLLNGFIEEVFVKQPPGFENPEYLYHVFKLTKAYMSLNELLELDDIIFGSSNPSLCKEFSDLMQSEFKMSMMDELTFFLGLQIRQCDKGIFICQSKYTRELIHKFGLSDAKAMKTPMSPTCSIDKDDIGKAVDETKYRGMIGSLQYLTASRPDIMFSVC from the exons ATGGATGTTAAAAGCACTTTATTAAATGGATTTATTGAAGAAGTTTTTGTGAAACAACCACCAGGTTTTGAAAATCCTGAATACCTCTATCATGTGTTCAAACTAACTAAGGCTTACATGTCCTTAAACGAGCTCCTAGAGCTTG atgatattatttttggaagtTCTAACCCTTCTTTGTGTAAGGAATTCTCTGATCTCATGCAAAGTGAATTCAAAATGAGTATGATGGACGAACTAACATTTTTCTTGGGACTTCAAATTCGTCAATGTGACAAAGGAATATTCATTTGTCAAAGTAAGTATACAAGGGAGCTTATTCACAAATTTGGTTTAAGTGATGCCAAAGCTATGAAAACTCCTATGAGTCCCACATGTTCCATTGACAAAGATGATATAGGTAAAGCTGTTGATGAAACTAAGTATAGAGGAATGATAGGCTCCTTACAATATCTTACTGCTAGTCGACCGGACATTATGTTTAGCGTGTGCTAA
- the LOC132622089 gene encoding uncharacterized protein LOC132622089, producing the protein MDIIGDKRNEEDIMNIEEVRSTDHQMNRTNNHTGNITNPQEFTEKDVAELRKQSQEMEKGSAGDQVEQMDLAPLEDRNEEQNDHKHAPVEEYHSADQQETNNHSDNEISLDNQGNLSFLKIWCGHKDFTNIVKEYWDTPTQGTSMWQFHNKMKAVTKKLSYWSREAYGDIFRDAKEAEKEIKALEKKHNEDNNDENRTALNKAKAEFTRLLKNQDEIYRQRAKAKWPKDREKNTSYFHKVIKDRRRRLNIHNIQDNEGLNIMGHDGIAKAAIKHFEELFTYQEIKGSFKILDQLPKLVTEDMNYMLIAEPSIPEIRNAIKNIGPDSAPGPDGAPVPRIGQILPSIISPNQSGFIQGRSITDIILLAQELVQDNPKPNDHANIGLKLDMAKAYDKGLRQGDPLSPALLVICAELLSRLLNNLSLDENYTGYYRPRNGPSITHLAFADDVILFTSGQQVNKSKSCVAVALTAMHLLAAMKPPKGTFEKLEGAINSFLWNDNDTKRKYHWSKWESICLPYEEGGVGFRCLRDVSEAFIAKQWWNFRTKESMWKEYMMAKYCSRVNPIIRKIVGVHSQNWRSLGKVKNQLEDNIVWQIGQGRVSFWYDNWLGEGALYKLLPEDYSLNNIKLDEAYEDGT; encoded by the exons GTGCAGGTGATCAAGTGGAACAAATGGACTTAGCGCCTCTAGAGGACAGAAATGAGGAGCAAAATGATCACAAACATGCCCCTGTAGAAGAGTACCACTCTGCTGATCAACAGGAAACTAACAACCACAGTGACAATGAGATTTCCCTGGATAATCAGGGCAATCTCTca TTTCTAAAAATATGGTGTGGTCACAAGGACTTCACCAATATAGTCAAGGAATATTGGGATACTCCTACCCAAGGGACATCAATGTGGCAATTCCATAACAAAATGAAAGCTGTGACTAAGAAGCTAAGTTACTGGTCAAGGGAAGCCTATGGAGATATTTTCAGAGATGCCAAGGAAGCTGAGAAGGAGATCAAAGCACTGGAAAAGAAGCATAATGAAGACAACAATGATGAGAACAGGACTGCTCTTAACAAAGCAAAAGCTGAGTTCACAAGGCTCTTAAAAAACCAGGATGAAATATACAGACAGAGAGCTAAGGCTAAATGGCCGAAGGATAGAGAGAAGAACACATCTTATTTCCATAAGGTTATTAAAGATAGGAGAAGAAGGCTGAATATTCACAACATTCAGGACAATGAAGGACTCAATATTATGGGACATGATGGTATAGCCAAAGCAGCAATAAAGCACTTTGAAGAATTGTTCACCTACCAGGAAATCAAGGGAAGTTTCAAAATCCTGGACCAACTCCCTAAGCTAGTTACTGAAGACATGAACTACATGCTCATTGCTGAACCATCCATACCAGAAATAAGGAATGCCATCAAAAACATTGGCCCAGACAGTGCACCAGGCCCTGATGG TGCACCAGTCCCCAG AATAGGCCAGATACTTCCTTCAATAATATCACCCAACCAAAGTGGTTTTATTCAAGGAAGGTCAATAACTGATATCATTTTACTTGCTCAAGAACTTGTACAGGATAATCCTAAGCCTAATGATCATGCTAATATTGGTCTCAAACTTGACATGGCCAAAGCATATGATAAG GGGCTAAGGCAAGGTGACCCCTTGTCCCCTGCCTTACTTGTCATTTGTGCTGAACTACTTTCTAGACTACTTAATAACCTTTCTTTGGATGAGAACTACACAGGTTATTACAGGCCCAGAAATGGTCCAAGTATTACACATCTAGCATTTGCAGATGATGTGATACTCTTCACCTCAG GTCAACAGGTTAATAAGAGCAAAAGCTGTGTGGCAGTGGCACTAACAGCAA TGCACCTGTTGGCTGCAATGAAACCGCCTAAGGGCACCTTTGAGAAACTGGAAGGGGCCATAAACAGTTTCCTATGGAATGATAATGACACAAAGAGGAAATACCACTGGAGCAAATGGGAAAGCATATGTCTTCCATATGAAGAGGGTGGAGTAGGTTTCAGGTGTCTGAGAGATGTTAGTGAAGCATTTATTGCTAAACAGTGGTGGAATTTCAGGACCAAAGAGTCAATGTGGAAGGAGTATATGATGGCAAAGTATTGCTCAAGAGTAAATCCTATTATCAGGAAAATAGTTGGGGTTCATTCTCAGAACTGGAGGTCCCTAGGCAAGGTCAAAAATCAATTAGAGGACAACATAGTATGGCAGATAGGTCAAGGAAGGGTGTCCTTCTGGTATGACAACTGGTTAGGAGAAGGAGCACTGTATAAGCTACTGCCTGAGGATTATTCTCTTAACAATATCAAATTAGATGAGGCTTATGAAGATGGCACATAG